From a region of the Azospirillum formosense genome:
- the mtgA gene encoding monofunctional biosynthetic peptidoglycan transglycosylase: protein MRFPVRRLLRLLMALAVALVAFSVGWAALYRVVPVPATPLMLIRAAGGSGLAHDWVPLSQMSPHLARAVIASEDTLFCGHGGFDWAAIEGAFEDNEEGRRLRGGSTISQQTAKNAFLWPDRSWTRKGIEAWFTLLIETLWPKSRILEVYLNIVEWDDGVYGAEAAARHHFKKPASALTRREAALLAVVLPNPRNWSPNPPGAYVARRAGVIERRMAVVERDGLADCAK, encoded by the coding sequence ATGCGGTTTCCGGTCCGGCGTCTGCTGAGACTTTTGATGGCCCTGGCCGTCGCCCTGGTGGCCTTCAGCGTCGGCTGGGCGGCGCTCTACCGCGTGGTTCCGGTGCCGGCCACGCCGCTGATGCTGATCCGCGCCGCCGGCGGGTCCGGACTGGCGCACGACTGGGTGCCCCTGTCGCAGATGTCTCCCCACCTCGCCCGCGCCGTCATCGCGTCGGAGGACACACTGTTCTGCGGCCATGGCGGCTTCGACTGGGCGGCCATCGAGGGCGCCTTCGAGGACAACGAGGAGGGCCGGCGCCTGCGCGGCGGCAGCACCATCAGCCAGCAGACCGCCAAGAACGCCTTCCTCTGGCCGGACCGCAGCTGGACCCGCAAGGGCATCGAGGCGTGGTTCACCCTGCTGATCGAGACGCTGTGGCCGAAGAGCCGCATCCTGGAGGTCTATCTGAACATCGTGGAGTGGGACGACGGCGTCTACGGCGCCGAGGCCGCCGCACGCCACCATTTCAAGAAGCCGGCCTCGGCCCTGACCCGCCGCGAGGCCGCCCTGCTGGCCGTCGTCCTGCCCAACCCCCGCAACTGGTCGCCGAACCCGCCCGGCGCCTATGTGGCGCGGCGCGCCGGGGTCATCGAGCGGCGCATGGCGGTGGTCGAGCGCGACGGGCTGGCCGATTGCGCGAAGTAG
- a CDS encoding ATP-dependent DNA helicase: MDLTSAPSLPSFSLDDAPALVAGARRVVLLTGDGEVEELPPAAAARRARRQPPLVCHARAMARRLGTEPFAAFDLLELFAFVLPARFCVPTPRGLAEALDLPIPDGLEDDALALHRAVRKLLGLLGTPGREEASDPVAFAWEMGRAGWLWAPAVLAALGKPDGPEKGAGRAGLRVWTRIKEWQDGPPEPPPAHHPVEPDEARRRLSVMLSASVPGKVAEPRPQQADYASAVSAAFAPRPAPDTPNVVLAEAGTGVGKTLGYLAPATVWAEKNGGTVWISTYTRNLQHQIDAELDRLYPEPATKARKVVLRKGRENYLCLLNLEEAVRGMPMQPHHAIGVGLMARWAAATRDGDLTGGDFPGWLVDIAGRGRTLGLADRRGECIYSACDHYARCYIEKSVRRARKADVVIANHALVMVQAALGGGEEPTLPTRYVFDEGHHVFDAADSAFAGHLTGRETQELRRWLLGAEETGRSRARGLKRRIEDLVASDETAQELMDAVMLGARVLPAEGWAARLSADNPQGPTEAFLLAARRQVYSRTAGQGGPYSLEADKAYPVDGLLDAAAALEAALVRLAEPLAGLAKRLAARLEDETAELDSDQRRRIDAMARSLTRRGVLTVEAWRAMLKTLPVETPAQFVDWFAVERIDGRDVDVGLYRHWIDPTVPFAEALAGPAHGMVVTSATLTDGTGDTAMDWQAAEDRCGASHLPKPALRAQVPSPFDYPNRTRVMVVTDVRKDDLGQVASAYRTLFQAAGGGGLGLFTAISRLRAVYDRIVEPLDATGVPLYAQHVDPLDVATLIDIFRGEEHACLLGTDAVRDGVDVPGRSLRLIVFDRVPWPRPDILHRARRDAFGRRRYEDMIARLRLKQAFGRLVRRADDTGVFVLLDPMMPSRLFGAFPEGVEVRRVGIKEAVEATAEFLRGW, translated from the coding sequence ATGGATCTGACCTCGGCGCCTTCCCTCCCGTCCTTCAGTCTCGATGACGCGCCGGCCCTGGTCGCCGGCGCGCGGCGCGTGGTCCTTCTGACCGGCGACGGCGAGGTGGAGGAGTTGCCGCCCGCCGCCGCGGCGAGGCGGGCGCGCCGCCAGCCTCCGCTCGTCTGCCACGCGCGGGCCATGGCGCGGCGGCTGGGGACGGAGCCCTTCGCCGCCTTCGACCTGCTGGAGCTGTTCGCCTTCGTGCTGCCCGCCCGCTTCTGCGTGCCGACCCCGCGTGGGCTGGCCGAGGCGCTGGACCTGCCGATCCCCGACGGGCTGGAGGACGACGCGCTGGCCCTGCACCGGGCGGTGCGCAAGCTGCTTGGCCTGCTGGGCACGCCGGGGCGGGAGGAGGCGTCCGACCCGGTGGCCTTCGCCTGGGAGATGGGGCGCGCCGGCTGGCTGTGGGCGCCCGCCGTTCTGGCCGCGCTCGGCAAGCCGGACGGGCCGGAGAAGGGCGCCGGCCGCGCCGGCCTGCGCGTCTGGACCCGCATCAAGGAATGGCAGGACGGCCCGCCCGAGCCGCCGCCCGCCCACCACCCGGTGGAGCCGGACGAGGCGCGCCGCCGGCTGTCGGTGATGCTGTCGGCCAGCGTGCCCGGCAAGGTCGCCGAGCCGCGCCCGCAGCAGGCCGACTACGCCAGCGCGGTGTCCGCCGCCTTCGCCCCGCGCCCCGCGCCCGACACGCCGAACGTCGTTCTGGCGGAGGCGGGAACGGGCGTCGGCAAGACGCTGGGCTATCTGGCGCCGGCCACGGTGTGGGCGGAGAAGAACGGCGGCACGGTGTGGATCTCCACCTACACCCGCAACCTCCAGCACCAGATCGACGCGGAGCTGGACCGCCTCTACCCCGAGCCGGCGACCAAGGCGCGCAAGGTCGTGCTGCGCAAGGGCCGGGAAAACTACCTGTGCCTGCTGAACCTGGAGGAGGCCGTCCGTGGCATGCCGATGCAGCCGCACCACGCCATCGGGGTCGGGCTGATGGCGCGCTGGGCGGCGGCGACGCGCGACGGCGACCTGACCGGCGGCGATTTCCCCGGCTGGCTGGTCGACATCGCCGGGCGCGGGCGGACGCTGGGCCTCGCCGACCGGCGGGGCGAGTGCATCTACTCCGCCTGCGACCATTACGCCCGCTGCTACATCGAGAAGAGCGTGCGCCGCGCCCGCAAGGCCGACGTGGTGATCGCCAACCACGCGCTGGTCATGGTGCAGGCGGCGCTCGGCGGCGGCGAGGAGCCGACGCTGCCCACCCGCTACGTCTTCGACGAGGGGCACCATGTCTTCGACGCGGCGGACAGCGCCTTCGCCGGGCATCTGACCGGGCGCGAGACGCAGGAGCTGCGGCGCTGGCTGCTGGGGGCGGAGGAGACCGGGCGCAGCCGCGCCCGCGGGCTGAAGCGACGCATCGAGGATCTGGTCGCCAGCGACGAGACGGCGCAGGAGCTGATGGACGCGGTGATGCTGGGCGCCCGCGTCCTGCCGGCGGAGGGCTGGGCGGCGCGGCTGTCCGCCGACAACCCGCAGGGACCGACCGAGGCCTTCCTGCTCGCCGCGCGGCGGCAGGTCTATTCGCGGACGGCGGGGCAGGGCGGCCCCTACAGCCTGGAGGCCGACAAGGCCTATCCGGTGGACGGACTGCTCGACGCCGCGGCGGCGCTGGAGGCGGCGCTGGTCCGGTTGGCGGAACCGCTGGCCGGGCTGGCCAAGCGGCTGGCGGCAAGGCTGGAGGACGAGACCGCGGAACTGGACAGCGACCAGCGCCGCCGCATCGACGCCATGGCGCGCAGCCTGACCCGGCGCGGCGTGCTGACGGTCGAGGCGTGGCGGGCCATGCTGAAGACCCTGCCGGTGGAAACGCCGGCGCAGTTCGTGGACTGGTTCGCGGTGGAGCGCATCGACGGGCGCGACGTGGACGTCGGGCTCTACCGCCACTGGATCGACCCGACCGTGCCCTTCGCCGAGGCGCTGGCCGGGCCGGCGCACGGCATGGTGGTCACCTCCGCCACGCTGACCGACGGCACCGGCGACACCGCCATGGACTGGCAGGCGGCCGAGGACCGCTGCGGCGCCAGCCACCTGCCGAAGCCGGCGCTGCGCGCCCAGGTGCCGTCGCCCTTCGACTATCCCAACCGCACGCGGGTGATGGTCGTCACCGACGTGCGCAAGGACGATCTGGGGCAGGTGGCGTCGGCCTACCGCACGCTGTTCCAGGCGGCGGGCGGCGGGGGGCTCGGGCTGTTCACCGCGATCAGCCGCTTGCGCGCCGTCTACGACCGCATCGTCGAGCCGCTGGACGCCACCGGCGTCCCGCTCTACGCCCAGCATGTCGACCCGCTGGACGTGGCGACCCTGATCGACATCTTCCGGGGGGAGGAGCACGCCTGCCTGCTCGGCACCGACGCGGTGCGCGACGGGGTGGACGTGCCGGGCCGCAGCTTGCGGCTGATCGTGTTCGACCGCGTGCCCTGGCCGCGCCCCGACATCCTGCACCGCGCCCGGCGCGACGCCTTCGGGCGGCGGCGCTACGAGGACATGATCGCGCGGCTGCGGCTGAAGCAGGCCTTCGGCCGGCTGGTGCGGCGGGCCGACGACACCGGGGTGTTCGTTCTGCTCGACCCGATGATGCCGAGCCGCCTGTTCGGCGCCTTCCCCGAGGGGGTGGAGGTCCGCCGCGTCGGCATCAAGGAGGCGGTCGAGGCGACGGCGGAGTTCCTGCGGGGCTGGTGA
- a CDS encoding methyl-accepting chemotaxis protein: MVQLITNIAGQTNLLALNATIEAARAGEAGKGFAVVASEVKQLANQTARATDEIAAQIQAIQEATAGSVGAIEGIGRTIAAINEISTSIAAAIEEQSAATNEISRNVQQAAIGTREVSRNIAQVTEAAGTTGAAAHQVLGAAGGLASQAENLRRDVESFLAAIRAA, from the coding sequence GTGGTGCAGCTCATCACCAACATCGCCGGCCAGACGAACCTGCTGGCGCTGAACGCCACCATCGAGGCGGCCCGCGCCGGCGAGGCCGGCAAGGGCTTCGCCGTCGTCGCGTCGGAGGTGAAGCAGCTCGCCAACCAGACCGCCCGCGCGACGGACGAGATCGCCGCCCAGATCCAGGCGATCCAGGAGGCCACCGCCGGCTCAGTCGGCGCCATCGAAGGGATCGGCCGCACCATCGCGGCGATCAACGAGATTTCCACCTCCATCGCCGCCGCGATCGAGGAGCAGTCCGCCGCGACCAACGAGATCTCGCGCAACGTCCAGCAGGCGGCGATCGGCACGCGCGAGGTCTCCAGGAACATCGCCCAGGTGACCGAAGCCGCCGGCACCACCGGGGCCGCCGCCCATCAGGTGCTGGGCGCCGCCGGCGGGCTGGCGTCGCAGGCGGAGAACCTGCGCCGCGACGTGGAGAGCTTCCTGGCGGCGATCCGCGCCGCCTGA
- a CDS encoding methyl-accepting chemotaxis protein, which yields MLLAGIGALGINRLSVVNDSSTEIASFWMPRVVQVNTVNDAVSNFRILQSAHILSATEAEMTSAEKRMDDLEASIANARRTYEATLRTAEGRGLFAQFEQQWAHYLTLHRQIVALSRRSENAAANALFRDAADKAFQEVVRTLDALIDHNNRGAAKASDDADVVYAQSSSMLIVALVIGIAVCLGGAVMMIRGVSSPIGAMTEAMRRLAGGDKTTAIPFASRGDEIGAMATAVQVFKDGLIEADRLAAEQAAEQAAKLRRTEAVERLIASFEDQVADALRNVAAAATELDTTAQSMAATARQTNDQAANAAAAAEQTSANVQTVASAAEEMSSSIGEIGSQVTRSTGIAGQAVQEAGRTTDSVRGLADAAHASAPWCSSSPTSPARRTCWR from the coding sequence ATGCTTCTCGCCGGCATCGGCGCCTTGGGAATCAACCGTCTTTCGGTGGTCAACGACAGCTCGACGGAAATCGCCAGCTTCTGGATGCCGCGGGTCGTTCAGGTCAACACCGTGAATGACGCCGTGTCGAACTTCCGCATCCTGCAGAGCGCCCACATCCTCAGCGCCACCGAGGCGGAAATGACCTCGGCGGAAAAGCGGATGGACGATCTGGAGGCCAGCATCGCCAACGCCCGCCGGACCTACGAGGCGACGCTGCGCACCGCCGAGGGGCGCGGGCTGTTCGCCCAGTTCGAGCAGCAATGGGCGCACTATCTCACCCTGCACCGCCAGATCGTCGCCCTGTCGCGCCGCAGCGAGAACGCCGCGGCCAACGCCCTGTTCCGCGACGCGGCCGACAAGGCCTTCCAGGAGGTCGTGCGGACGCTCGACGCCCTGATCGACCACAACAACCGCGGGGCCGCCAAGGCGAGCGACGACGCCGACGTGGTCTATGCCCAGTCCAGCTCGATGCTGATCGTCGCGCTGGTCATCGGCATCGCCGTCTGCCTGGGCGGCGCGGTGATGATGATCCGCGGCGTCTCCTCGCCGATCGGCGCGATGACCGAGGCGATGCGCCGGCTGGCCGGCGGCGACAAGACGACGGCGATTCCCTTCGCCAGCCGCGGCGACGAGATCGGCGCCATGGCCACCGCGGTCCAGGTCTTCAAGGACGGGCTGATCGAGGCCGACCGGCTGGCCGCCGAGCAGGCCGCCGAGCAGGCCGCCAAGCTGCGGCGGACCGAGGCGGTCGAGCGGCTGATCGCCTCCTTCGAGGATCAGGTCGCCGACGCGCTGCGCAACGTCGCCGCCGCCGCGACCGAGCTGGACACCACCGCCCAGAGCATGGCGGCCACCGCCCGCCAGACCAACGACCAGGCGGCCAACGCCGCCGCCGCGGCGGAGCAGACCAGCGCCAACGTGCAGACGGTCGCCAGCGCCGCGGAGGAGATGTCCAGCTCCATCGGGGAGATCGGGTCGCAGGTCACCCGCTCCACCGGCATCGCCGGACAGGCGGTGCAGGAGGCCGGGCGCACCACCGACTCCGTGCGCGGGCTGGCCGACGCCGCGCACGCATCGGCGCCGTGGTGCAGCTCATCACCAACATCGCCGGCCAGACGAACCTGCTGGCGCTGA
- the metA gene encoding homoserine O-succinyltransferase: protein MPIRIPNDLPAFTALQTEGVMVMQEADAIRQDIRPLRFGLLNLMPDKIRTETQIARLLGNTPLQVELSLIRITNHVPRNTAADHMSAFYRSWEDARRETFDGFIITGAPVETMPFEEVSYWDELCSVFDWTQSHVHACLNICWAAQAAVHHFHGVPKHLLPRKASGVYRHRNRAPASPYLCGLSDGVPIPVSRWTEVREEDLPPDSGLRVLLDSPETGPCLLEDAAHRSLHMFNHIEYDTDTLRNEYVRDVAKDPATPVPQGYFPDDDPSRPPENRWRSHAHLLFANWINQIYQTTPFDLSRIGTAG from the coding sequence ATGCCCATCAGGATACCCAACGATCTTCCCGCCTTCACCGCCCTCCAGACCGAGGGCGTCATGGTCATGCAGGAGGCCGACGCCATCCGGCAGGACATCCGGCCCCTGCGCTTCGGCCTGCTCAACCTGATGCCCGACAAGATCCGGACCGAGACGCAGATCGCCCGCCTTCTGGGCAACACCCCGCTCCAGGTCGAGCTGTCGCTGATCCGGATCACCAACCATGTGCCGCGCAACACCGCGGCGGACCATATGAGCGCCTTCTACCGGTCGTGGGAGGACGCGCGCCGCGAGACGTTCGACGGCTTCATCATCACCGGCGCCCCGGTCGAGACGATGCCCTTCGAGGAGGTGTCCTACTGGGACGAGCTGTGTTCGGTCTTCGACTGGACGCAGAGCCATGTCCATGCCTGCCTGAACATCTGCTGGGCGGCGCAGGCCGCCGTCCATCATTTCCACGGCGTGCCGAAGCATCTTCTGCCGCGCAAGGCGTCCGGCGTGTACCGGCACCGCAACCGCGCCCCCGCCTCGCCCTACCTGTGCGGCCTGTCCGACGGCGTGCCCATCCCGGTCTCGCGCTGGACCGAGGTGCGCGAGGAGGACCTCCCTCCCGATAGCGGCCTGCGCGTGCTCCTGGACTCCCCGGAGACCGGCCCCTGCCTGCTGGAGGACGCCGCCCACCGGTCGCTGCACATGTTCAACCACATCGAGTACGACACGGACACGCTGCGCAACGAGTATGTGCGGGACGTCGCCAAGGACCCGGCCACGCCGGTTCCGCAGGGCTATTTCCCCGACGACGATCCGAGCCGCCCGCCCGAGAACCGGTGGCGGAGCCACGCCCATCTGCTGTTCGCCAACTGGATCAACCAGATCTACCAGACCACGCCCTTCGACCTCTCGCGCATCGGCACAGCCGGATAG
- a CDS encoding methyl-accepting chemotaxis protein, translating to MSMLSSMTIRTKVVAATIAVLLMSIALGLFAVDRLSTVNRAAEDIRANWLPSVTAIGEIDSAMSDYRILEASHILALYPAEMAEVEKEMAVTLKRLAEARRKYEPLLTTGFETQTFKRWEASWDRYMTISRDTLLPPSRANENEKATGIYREQSRKAYEESNALVNELTASNVENATKAADSGRATYVGAQNWILGAIAFVALLCLIAGVAMTRSVARPIVALTSIMDRLARRDLGVAVEGGDRQDEIGAMARAVQVFKDGLIEAERLTAAQAAEEENKRRRTERIDSLIRNFDGAVHSVLQTVGAAASQLDTTARSMTDIAEHTRAEAGSAASAAELTSANVQTVAAASEEMAASITEISQQVSQSAGIAGKAVDEADRTNATVQGLSEAAQRIGDVVDLIQNIAAQTNLLALNATIEAARAGEAGKGFAVVASEVKSLANQTSKATEEIAQQIGAIQAATGGAVGAIRGIGATISSINDISSSIAAAIEEQGAATQEISRSVQQAAQSTQEVTSNIGRVSQAATETGSAATQVMSASGELNQGAMRLKSEVENFLVAIKAA from the coding sequence ATGTCCATGCTGAGTTCCATGACCATCCGGACCAAGGTGGTCGCCGCCACGATTGCGGTCCTGCTGATGTCCATCGCCCTGGGACTGTTCGCCGTCGACCGGCTGAGCACCGTCAACCGGGCCGCCGAGGACATCCGAGCCAACTGGCTGCCCAGCGTCACCGCCATCGGCGAGATTGACAGCGCGATGAGCGACTACCGCATCCTGGAGGCCTCCCACATCCTGGCCCTCTACCCCGCGGAGATGGCCGAGGTCGAAAAGGAAATGGCGGTGACCCTGAAGCGCTTGGCCGAGGCCAGGCGGAAGTACGAGCCGCTGCTGACCACCGGCTTTGAAACCCAGACCTTCAAGCGCTGGGAAGCCTCCTGGGACCGCTACATGACGATCAGCCGGGACACGCTTCTTCCCCCGTCCCGCGCCAACGAGAATGAGAAGGCCACCGGCATCTACCGGGAGCAATCGCGCAAGGCCTATGAGGAGAGCAACGCGCTCGTCAACGAGCTGACCGCCTCCAACGTCGAGAACGCCACGAAGGCGGCGGACTCCGGACGGGCCACCTATGTCGGGGCGCAGAACTGGATCCTGGGGGCCATCGCCTTCGTGGCGCTCCTCTGCCTGATCGCCGGCGTCGCCATGACCAGGTCGGTCGCCCGGCCCATCGTTGCCCTGACCTCGATCATGGACCGTCTCGCCAGGCGCGACCTCGGCGTCGCGGTGGAAGGGGGCGACCGGCAGGACGAGATCGGCGCCATGGCCCGCGCGGTGCAGGTCTTCAAGGACGGGCTGATCGAGGCGGAGCGGCTGACCGCCGCCCAGGCCGCCGAGGAGGAGAACAAGCGCCGCCGCACCGAGCGGATTGATTCGCTGATCCGCAACTTCGACGGCGCGGTGCACAGCGTGCTGCAGACCGTGGGCGCCGCGGCCTCGCAGCTCGACACCACCGCCCGCAGCATGACCGACATCGCCGAGCACACCCGCGCCGAGGCCGGCAGCGCGGCGTCGGCGGCGGAGCTGACCTCGGCCAACGTGCAGACCGTCGCCGCCGCGTCGGAGGAGATGGCCGCCTCCATCACCGAGATTTCCCAGCAGGTGTCGCAGTCGGCCGGCATCGCCGGCAAGGCGGTGGACGAGGCCGACCGCACCAACGCCACCGTGCAGGGGCTGTCGGAAGCGGCCCAGCGCATCGGCGACGTGGTGGACCTGATCCAGAACATCGCAGCCCAGACCAACCTGCTGGCGCTGAACGCGACGATCGAGGCGGCCCGCGCCGGCGAGGCCGGCAAGGGCTTCGCCGTGGTGGCGAGCGAGGTCAAGAGCCTCGCCAACCAGACCTCCAAGGCGACGGAGGAGATCGCCCAGCAGATCGGCGCCATCCAGGCGGCCACCGGCGGCGCGGTCGGCGCCATCCGCGGAATCGGGGCGACCATCTCCTCGATCAACGACATCTCCTCCTCCATCGCCGCCGCCATCGAGGAGCAGGGCGCGGCGACCCAGGAAATCAGCCGCAGCGTGCAGCAGGCGGCGCAGAGCACCCAGGAGGTGACGAGCAACATCGGCCGGGTGTCGCAGGCCGCGACCGAGACCGGCAGCGCCGCGACCCAGGTGATGTCGGCCTCCGGCGAGCTGAACCAGGGGGCGATGCGCCTGAAGAGCGAGGTGGAGAACTTCCTCGTTGCCATCAAGGCGGCCTGA
- a CDS encoding AEC family transporter, whose translation MSVVFNVALPVFAIILAGVLSGKAKLLGPASSEALNKFVYWMALPPVLFLGTAKRSLPEIFNGPFIGAFLGSMLAVYALGALLGWLIHRERTQIQCMQGLNACFSNTGYMGIPLFLAAFGPDHLAPAILATVIMSAIMVGIAVIWLEFANSQGGGIGKALRDVGRALVKNPLIISTALGLAWSVLLSGVPVPRPIAIYCDLMGASAGPCALFAIGLFLATQSLKANLLEAGWISALKLVVQPALAWLLIRTLFPLDPFWAGSAIILAGLPTGALTFVVASQYRIYVERTSAAILMSTIASVVTLSFLLATYAPPV comes from the coding sequence ATGTCGGTGGTCTTCAACGTGGCGCTCCCGGTCTTCGCCATCATCCTGGCGGGCGTCCTCTCCGGTAAGGCGAAGCTGCTCGGTCCCGCCTCGTCGGAGGCGCTGAACAAGTTCGTCTATTGGATGGCCCTGCCGCCGGTGCTGTTCCTCGGCACGGCCAAACGCTCGCTGCCGGAGATCTTCAACGGCCCCTTCATCGGCGCCTTCCTCGGCTCGATGCTGGCGGTCTACGCGCTGGGCGCCCTGCTCGGCTGGCTGATCCACCGGGAACGGACGCAGATTCAGTGCATGCAGGGTCTGAACGCCTGCTTCTCCAACACCGGCTACATGGGCATCCCGCTGTTCCTGGCGGCCTTCGGCCCCGACCACTTGGCCCCGGCCATCCTCGCCACCGTCATCATGAGCGCGATCATGGTCGGCATCGCGGTGATCTGGCTGGAGTTCGCCAACAGCCAGGGCGGCGGCATCGGCAAGGCGCTGCGCGACGTCGGCCGGGCGCTGGTCAAGAACCCGCTGATCATCTCCACGGCCCTGGGGCTCGCCTGGTCGGTCCTCCTGTCCGGCGTGCCGGTGCCGCGCCCGATCGCCATCTACTGCGACCTGATGGGCGCCTCCGCCGGTCCCTGCGCCCTGTTCGCCATCGGCCTGTTCCTGGCGACCCAGAGCCTGAAGGCCAACCTGCTGGAGGCCGGCTGGATCAGCGCCCTGAAGCTGGTGGTGCAGCCGGCGCTGGCCTGGCTCCTCATCCGGACCCTGTTCCCGCTGGACCCCTTCTGGGCCGGGTCGGCCATCATCCTCGCCGGACTGCCCACCGGCGCCCTGACCTTCGTGGTGGCCAGCCAGTACCGCATTTATGTGGAGCGCACCTCCGCCGCGATCCTGATGTCCACCATCGCCAGCGTCGTCACCCTGTCCTTCCTGCTGGCCACCTACGCGCCGCCCGTCTGA
- a CDS encoding tellurite resistance TerB family protein, giving the protein MINHHSALIYVMVLVSACDGDMTDAELEAIGENVRYLPIFKDFDIDRLTDVTRECSGLLADADGLETTLQIVKEAIPSRLSETAYALACDIAAADPSASQEELRMLELIRHKLGVDRLCAAAIERGARARHTRL; this is encoded by the coding sequence ATGATCAACCATCACAGCGCGCTCATCTACGTCATGGTGCTGGTGTCGGCGTGCGACGGCGACATGACGGACGCGGAGCTTGAGGCCATCGGCGAGAACGTTCGCTATCTGCCGATCTTCAAGGATTTCGACATCGACCGGCTGACCGACGTGACCCGGGAATGCTCCGGCCTGCTGGCCGACGCCGACGGGCTGGAGACGACGCTCCAGATCGTCAAGGAGGCCATTCCGTCCAGGCTGTCCGAGACCGCCTACGCGCTCGCCTGCGACATCGCCGCGGCGGACCCGTCGGCCTCGCAGGAGGAACTGCGCATGCTGGAGCTGATCCGGCACAAGCTGGGCGTGGACCGGCTGTGCGCCGCCGCCATCGAACGCGGCGCGCGGGCGCGCCACACCCGCCTGTGA
- a CDS encoding NAD(P)-dependent oxidoreductase yields the protein MTGQSGLAGRTIGFIGLGLMGRPMARNLAKAGAALVISSRSPGPVEELAAEGMSPAAGPAEVAARADSIVLMLSDTVAVEAVAASLMDALRPGHLVIDMGTTAVGATRKLAEAVRAKGADWVDAPVSGGTVAAEAGSLTIMAGGTEEAFARALPLFQAMGQRITHVGGSGAGQVAKMANQVIVALSIGAVAEALALAKAAGVEPGKVRDAIRGGFAESRILELHGQRMVSGDFTPGGRVVTQIKDLKQAEELAEQSGIQLPALGLSLELFELLAEQGDGGLDHSALYRLFARES from the coding sequence ATGACCGGACAGAGCGGTCTGGCGGGACGGACGATCGGCTTCATCGGGCTGGGCCTGATGGGCCGGCCGATGGCCCGCAATCTGGCGAAGGCCGGCGCGGCCCTGGTGATCAGCAGCCGCAGCCCCGGCCCGGTGGAGGAGCTGGCGGCCGAGGGCATGAGCCCCGCCGCCGGGCCGGCCGAGGTCGCCGCCCGCGCCGATTCCATCGTTCTGATGCTGTCGGACACGGTGGCGGTCGAGGCGGTGGCGGCATCCCTGATGGACGCGCTGCGGCCCGGCCATCTCGTCATCGACATGGGCACCACGGCGGTCGGGGCGACCCGCAAGCTGGCCGAGGCCGTCCGCGCCAAGGGAGCCGACTGGGTGGACGCCCCGGTGTCCGGCGGCACGGTGGCGGCGGAGGCCGGCAGCCTGACGATCATGGCCGGCGGCACGGAGGAGGCCTTCGCCCGCGCCCTGCCGCTGTTCCAGGCGATGGGCCAGCGCATCACCCATGTCGGCGGCAGCGGGGCCGGTCAGGTCGCCAAGATGGCGAATCAGGTGATCGTCGCGCTGAGCATCGGCGCGGTGGCGGAAGCCCTGGCGCTGGCCAAGGCGGCGGGGGTGGAGCCGGGCAAGGTCCGCGACGCCATCCGCGGCGGCTTCGCCGAATCGCGCATTCTGGAGCTGCACGGCCAGCGCATGGTCTCCGGCGACTTCACGCCGGGCGGCCGTGTGGTCACCCAGATCAAGGACCTCAAACAGGCGGAGGAGTTGGCGGAGCAGTCCGGCATCCAGCTTCCCGCGCTGGGCCTCAGCCTGGAGCTGTTCGAGCTGCTGGCCGAGCAGGGCGACGGTGGGCTGGACCACTCCGCCTTGTACCGGCTGTTTGCAAGGGAATCGTGA
- a CDS encoding acetyltransferase, translating into MITIRPSRPDDAPVLFAVWLAAVRSTHDFLSEEDIGFYADLVRDQYLPAAALLVAVDGDDRPVGFLGMTGRKIDTLFVDPAWHGRGIGRALVARALVDGPDLTVDVNEQNSAARAFYRRLGFREVGRSALDDSGRPFPLLHLALDGSGRGDPTGA; encoded by the coding sequence GTGATCACGATCCGCCCCTCCCGTCCGGACGACGCCCCGGTCCTCTTTGCCGTCTGGCTCGCCGCGGTGCGCAGCACGCACGACTTCCTGAGCGAGGAGGACATCGGCTTCTACGCCGACCTCGTGCGCGACCAATATCTTCCGGCGGCGGCGCTGCTGGTCGCGGTGGACGGCGACGACCGGCCGGTCGGCTTCCTGGGCATGACCGGGCGCAAGATCGACACGCTGTTCGTCGATCCGGCGTGGCACGGCCGGGGGATCGGCCGCGCCCTGGTCGCCCGCGCGTTGGTGGATGGACCGGACCTGACGGTCGATGTGAACGAGCAGAACAGCGCCGCCCGGGCCTTCTATCGGCGCCTCGGCTTCCGGGAGGTCGGGCGCTCCGCGCTGGACGACAGCGGCCGCCCGTTCCCCTTGCTGCATCTGGCCCTTGACGGCTCCGGCCGAGGCGACCCGACCGGCGCCTGA